AGTTTGGAACACCTCCCCCAAGTGTCCTATATGCTCTTCGAGCGTCTTACTATACACCACAATATCGTCAAGATAAACAACCACAAAACGATCCAAGAAAGGTTGTAATACCTTATTCATTAGGGTACAAAATGTGgccggagcatttgtcaacccaaacggcatcaccaagaactcaaaGGACCCATACCTAGTTACACAGGCTGTCTTGGGCTCATCCCTTTCGGCTATTCTCACTTGGTGGTACCCCGATCACAAATCCAACTTAGTAAACCATCTCGCGCTAccaagttgatcgaacaaatctgcAATAAGAGGAATGGGATACCTGTTTTTTTATAGTGATTTTGTTTAAGGCcctgtagtcgatgcacattctcaaagaTCCATCATGCTTCTTTTGAAATAACACAGTGCACCGAACGGGCTTTAAATGGTCTAATGAACCCAAAGATCTAAAAGCTCTATCAATCGCTTCCGCAATTCCTCTAGTTCCGTAGAGAGCCATCCGATATGGTGCCTTTGCTAGCGCTCAAAGATTGGGCAACAACTCAATCTTGTGGTCCACCTCCCTCTTAGGTGGCAATCTTTTGGGCAACTCCATGGGCATTACATCTTGAAATGACTTTAGCAACCGTTCCACTTCTTTTAGAATTTCCCCCTCGAATTTATCATCCATATTGTCTCTCAAGGTAGCTAGGTAGGAGACTTCATTTCGACGGACtcctttggtaaattgaattgcTGACAAGGTTTTTCCCTCCATGcttcccttccttttcattctTACCATATATCATTGGTTTGCATCGGAGATTGTCATGTAATTCTCGGAAGGGTGAATATTCGTATTAAGCCTGTCAAGTAAACTTAACCCAACTACAAAATTGTAATCATCAAGTGGGATTACCTTAATGGTCGCTTTGCCCGTCCACTCGTCAAGTTTGAGTTCCACCCCTTTTGCCACGCCCGTTATGGGAATGCTTTCTGAATTCACTGTTTTGATTCGTCCCGAATCTTTCTCGATTCTGAGGCAAAGTTCCTTTGCCATTTCTTTGGACATGAATAAATCAGACGCACCAGTATCAACAAGTACATTCAATCTTCTGCCAGCTACGATGATGTCCACAAACATCAACCCATTGCTTGACTTCTCTTCGACACCTCCTAACATCGAATTAAGGCTTTTGGTGTCATCTTCGGCTTCCTCGCATGCCTCCATGGCATAAAAAGTGGCTTTCTTTGGACAGACACTCATTCTATGTGGGCCTTGGCAAAGAAAGCACTTCATTGGTCCTTTTCTATCCCAAGGCTTACCTTGACTAGACTTTGGGCCTTCGTCATTCTTTTCCCCTTGATCCTTGTCTCCCCCACCATTGCCTTTGGGTCTTGACTTGGGTTTGGAAGAATCATTATTATCAAATTTTCTTCCCCCAACATCATAGAAATTTTCTGCCTTGGCCATAGCTTCGGTCAATTCGGTGATATCTAGGTTACGCAACTTTTGCTTGGCCCACATTTTAAAACCATCCTCGAACCAATAGAATGCTTCTTTCTCGTTCAAGTCTGAGATCTGAAGCATCAACTCGCTGAATTCCCAAACATAATCTCGAACAGTGCCTTGTTACGTAAGCCGGCGCAACTTAGCACGAGCCTCCTTTTCAGCATGTTGCGGATAAAACTGCTTCTTCAACTCTCTTTGGAACTCCTCCTAAGTTCCAATGGTCGTTCCTCCACGTTTCTCATCCGTGGACCTACGTCTCCACCACAAGAGAGCAACATCAGAAAAGTAAATTGAAGCGGTGTTTACCTTGGTGGCATCATCCTCAATGCCAATTGCTCAAAAATATTGCTCCAATTCCCACAGAAAGTTGTCCACTTCTCTTGCGGACCTAATCCCCTTGAACTTATCAGGTTTTGGAACATTCACATGACGTTGCTTCGGTCCCGAAGTCAACATCCCACTTCCCAGGGCAGCCTTACAGATTCTGAGCTCCCCCTTAAGCTCAGCAATCTCTTCCTTCATGGCAGTCAACAGGGCCTCAAGAGCTTCATCCCTCCCTATCAGTTTGTCTGAAGTGGATCTAAGGGAGTCCAACACAAACTCCTTGCTATCTTCCCTCAGTTCCTCCATACGGGTCAGGACCACTTCGAGTGTCTCCTTCATGTCACCAACGGACTCCTCGAGATTAACCACTCAAATTTCCAAGCTCGACAGCATATCCCTCGATCGACTAGCCTTTCTAGCCCTCCCACAGGTCTCCATTGGTTCATTCTGATTAACAACTTCTTTCGACATATCTCAAAAGTGCTTTCAAACTGGCTCTGGTACCAACTGTCACGGACTTAGGATTCTTGCCTTACAATCTGTGCGGCCTTAGGCAGTTTCTTACTCCAAAaatgcctaagtcagcctaacttcCACAAAAGAAGGATTCAACAGAATTTTTCCCAAAACACAACTCAAGCGAAAGCAACTCAAAGCCAAACAAGATGAAAGAAGAATGAGATAAGAACAAGCCAAggaaaataagaacacaagagagagagaaatttgagtgaatgctctcaagaattcttattgctcaaaACTCAAGTGCCTTACAATGAGggaagaggcctctatttatagttgagcctctccaaatACAACGATACAAAATCAAGTACATCAACGGCTATGATTAAAGCGTATTTACAATCAAATCTCTAagaatataaaatcatatcttttaagattacgtatcttatctaagatatgtaatcttataaaataatatcttataagattacatatcatatctaagatctctaagattataaaatcatatcttttaaGATCATGTTTCTATATTTGTCtaacttgtagatgggccttcaatctcttcaagcaacgggacagtccgattgggccaaatgacctccttCCTTCTTGATGGACCGCACAGATGTGTCATAGTTGCGGGCTCCCATGCGCAACCTATGACACTAGGGGGTTGTTATAAATGGAAACCCCTTTGCCTTTTAATTTAGCTGAATTAATGGGATTCGGGTCCCGAATTAACTCTATATTATTTTCCCATAAATCTTGCAAAACATTAAATTTGGATCCCGACAAATCTACCCCTTTCTTTGCTTCCACGATGGCCGCTTTGTTTTCGACTATTCCTCTTACTCTGACGATCAACTAACATTTATGGCTcgtaatttttaattttcaacacCCTTATTAGCATAATCTGATTTTCCACAATCCACAGATAGAGTCAATTTCTTACCTTTTTTACCTTCCTGTCTTGAGACAAAACTACATAAATATTTCATATGTCTATAACAACCACATGAAAAACACACATTAAGTAGGGATTCATACTCTACCTTTTGAATACGCCCATCCACTTTGattttagaaatcagaggttAATTAAGATCAAGGAAGACGACCATGTGGACAAAACAACCTCTTTATGCATTACCAGTATGGTCATCCAATTTAATGACATTTCCCAGCATTTCCCCAATCTTCGTTAAAACACTCTGTCGCTACATAAATCCCAAAATATCAGGGAGATGTATCCAAACGACCACTTTTGACGGATATGGATGAGAAGTAGAGAAAAATTGCAACTATGGTTGAATCATTAAGTATTGCCCAAACACAACCCACGGTCTTTCCATAAGGGCCCGTATATAATCCACTACCTCTTGAAATTTCACTAGAAAATAATCATTCTCTAAGTTTATAATACTAACGTGTGTTAATGGCTTCTGAAGGTGGTAGATTCTATTAGTAAAGTATGAATCCTAATTTTCCGTCCCAAAAGCTTAACCATCATCGTCTTAGCCATACTCTTATACAAAGCATGATGAACCCGATCAGAGAACTTAATCGATAGTAATCCATCCTCCTTTCCAATGGTAACATTACGTTCCAGAAGATGTAAATTATCATCCacttttttttaatgattttatagattCAACTAACATGTCTTTAAAATACATTCAATCATTAGTTAGTTTATCAATCCCTTTGAAACTTTCAAAATCCTCCATTACCATAACCTGATCTACATCATGAGATTGGTTAGTTCTCATGCGAACCTTCTTAATAGCCTTATCCTCCGCCAAGGATGACGAAGAACAACTTGGAGAAGGCCTTATTTTCGCTATCACTCAACCTTCTCTTACCTTAAACAAAACAAGATCTTCAATTTGAACTTAGAAGGAATAGATGTCAATTGTAATTTAGTTATGATTATTTTTTAATTGTATTACGaagttataattaaatataaaaggaaaataatcaatgttattttattcatatttttatacgcaaaaatagaataaaattaatGTCGTGTAAATTTTTTGgatttcattttaatattttaaaagtcaAACCAaagaactttatttatttatttattgaatttttattgcTTTTACCACAATTATTATCATAATTTGAAATTCAAACTTAGCTAATTTGTTTAGTACCTTGTTttatattaaacatatatattaaattattaattaagaaTAAAAATTAGGATAAATAAAATTTAGAGGTTAATAATAGTTAAGGAAGTATTCTTGAACTCAAAGAAATAATGTACAGATAGTATAGATTTTAGATTTCAAGCATCAAAATTTGATAAATCCTAGTACGAAAGTTTGTGAAAAAAATAGATTAAGAAATGTAAATCTAGATATTTTCCCTTCAGGCTCAAATACAAGTTCTTCGTTGTGGGTTTACTAAAAACCTAAACCGTCCATGGTTTTTGTCGCTGTTTTCCAATATCTAGGTACTGCCATTGGTATTACATTTGCACACTTTCATTTGCACTTTTTGCACCAAAACCTAGTATTAATTTCGTTGATATTTGCACACTGCCTGCTCAAATTTCATtatcaatttttaatttatataaataataaagaggGAAAAAAGAAATTACAGTATTCGTGTTGGGTTTAGCATTTGAGAGAGAGTCGTTGGCTGAGATCCGAGTTTTGCGAGAAAATTAAAGGGAAGGGAAGTACTAGTAGTTGAGGCGAAGCTGAAGCTAATACAAAACAGCGGCTATTTCTGATTTCAGCCCTCCGACTCTTCATCCAGATTCTGCTCAATTTCTCCGTTTGATTGAGGATTGGGCCAATCAAAACATCCTATAGGTATCTAAATCTTCTTTATTTACATTTTTGGATCTGCGCCATTGCTATTGCAATGTCCCTTTTATCCAGATTGCGATGTATCACTGTGGATGTTACTGGGACTCTCATAGCTTATAAAGGGGAGCTTGGTGATTACTACTGCATGGCAGCCAAATCTGTTGGGTTGCCATGCCCCGACTATAAACGCGTGCATCAAGGTTTCAAGCTTGCGTATACAGAGATGGTGAACAAGTATCCGTGTTTTGGGTTTGCAGCAAAAATGCCTAACATTGTTTGGTGGAAAACTTGTGTTAGAGATTCATTTGTCAGAGCAGGATACGAGTACGATGAGGAGACATTTGAGAAGATATTTAGACGCATATATGCTTCCTTTGGCTCATCCGCACCCTATACGGTATTTCCGGACTCACAACCCTTCCTGAGATGGGCTCGTGAAAAGGGTATTAAAGTGGGGATTATAAGCAATGCTGAATATCGGTACCAAGATGTGATTCTTCCAGCCTTGGGTTTGAACCAGGGAACAGAGTGGGACTTTGGTGTGTTCTCTGGTCTTGAAGGTGTAGAGAAACCAGACCCCCGGATCTACGAGATTGCTCTTCAAAGGGCTGGAAATATTGCTCCAGAAGAGACTCTGCACATCGGTGACAGCATGCGCAAAGATTATGTACCAGCAAGGAGTGTGGGGATGAATGCCTTGTTATTGGATAGGTTCAGAACTCCTGATGCTGAGGAGTGGAGAAAATCCGGTGCTATTGTTCTTCCTGACCTGGTGGCGGTCCAGGAACTGCTTTGTTCAGAGAAGTCAGCTTCAGCTTGTTAAGGAAATGCTGTTTGCCATCTTTGCATTGTTTTGCTTTAACCATTTAATAAATATGTGATTATAGATAGTACTTGCCGGTTACCTTACCAGCTGGTATTTTTCACATCTTCTGTTTTCAGACCATATGAGCGTCTAGAATTTGCTGcattactattataattattaatattttggaTATTGTTAGTTTTGTGCCCATGGTCACTGGTTTGAAGCTAAGAATCCATAACTCAGCTAACTATTAATTAACCATCTACAATCTCAAGTCATCTTGATGCTTCTGAAAAACCAAAAATCTTGTTGCTATTCAAGCAATCATCTCCTAAAGCCGGTTTTACATGACCTTTGTCATAGATTCATGGATATGTTAGTTGGACTTGGCTGAAGGTTATATTCAGCCGTCATCGTTTCCTGGTACAGTTTAATCTCAGTAAGACTTTCTGAATTTGACATGTCATTGTTATATATGATGATTGATATTGAAGACCTTTTGATTTTGCAGAGAACTTTTGGGATTCAAAAAGTTCCTGTGAGTGGCTGGAAGTAAACAAAAACCATTAGTGAAGCTTGATGCTCGAATCATGTGAGTCCGGTGAATAATCAACTTTGAAACACTGTAAGTACTGAGGTTAGAATTTAACTTTAGCTTGAGAGGTTTTATGAAAACCTTACCTGGATCAACAAGTTAGAAGACTAGGTCTAAATGGAAGCAAATCATATGTAAACATCCATTTACTGCTTGGATATTTATATTACATGACCAACATCATCCATCAACAAGCAGAAGAGGAACCTGATTGATTTTGTTTTCACATTGAACCTCGATTATTTGCTGGTGTTCATATAGAAACCTGCATGTCTTGGTCATTCAGATTCATAGCAGCTTTTAAATGCCCTTATATTAGTCAGGCATACAATTTAAGGAAACGAAATCTTCCTGGCTAAAAACAAACCTAAGAACAAGAAGATTATTATTCTGACATTCAAAAGATTACCAGCAGCTGAGTGATGTTACTTAGAGGAACACACTTATCTGGAACTGCAGCAATCATATTTGTTAGCTTGAATTAATGGAGATTATTTGGCACCAGCAAACTTCTCCTGGGAGAACACTTCACTAGCAGATGTCTCTGAGCCACTGTTAGCTACTATGGACTGTTCATTTTCCTCTCCTGGAAAGCTAGTAGTTGGTAAATGGAGAAGAACAGGTAACCCAAATTGCAATGAAGCATTTGTTGTGGTTTCATCAGGCTCTTCTTTGGTTATTCCTGTATGTAGAGTCAATGCATATTTCAAGTCCCATATAACATCGCTCATAGTAGGCCTCTCACTACCCTTTGCCTCCAAGCACTTCTGaactacttcaccaaattttctcAATGAATTTGAGTTTATTTTATCCACCAGGAAAGGATCAATAATCTTTTCAAGTTGCCGTTTCTTTACGCAGTGCAAGCCCCAATCTGCTAGGTTCACCTCTTCCTTCTGGGGAGAGTTGATAATAGCTGGTCTAGCACAAAGAACTTCTAGAAGTACCACTCCGAAAGAGTACACATCGGACTTTTCTGTCAACTCTAAAGACATGAAATAGTCTGGATCGATATAGCCAATGCTACCTTTTACACCTGTATTATCCAGCGCATGATCAGGACTTCTTGATTTCGAAATACCAAAATCAGATACTTTAGCTGTGTAATTTTCATCAAGCAAGATGTTTGTTGACTTGACATCTCGGTGAATAATTTTCACAGCGGAACCTGTGTGCAGGTGATGGAGGGCTGTTGCTGAGTCAATGCAGATTTCAAGTCTTTTCTCCCATGACAAACCATTTTGTTTAGAACAGCCATCTTTGTCGTAAAGATTATCTTTAAGATTCCCCTTTTCCATGAATTCATAAACTAATATCATCTCAGACTTTTCATCACAGTATCCAATCAAGGAAACAAGGTTACGATGGCGAGCTTGAGAAAGTACCATTATCTCAGTGTGGAATTCTGCAAGACCTTGCTTGTGTCCTGGTTCCTTCCGTTTAACAGCAACTTTCTCGCCACGAAGTGTTCCTTCGTATACTTTACCGAATCCACCCTCACCAATGAAACATTTCGAGTCAAAATCTTGTGTTGCTTGCTGTGTTTCAGCAAAGGGTATCCTTAGTTCAAGGCACAGACTAAGACCTGCAGTTCTACCTGTTGACATGTCATTTCCACTGCCGTATACAAGAAGAGCTAAAGAAGATGGCAAACGCGGAGTTGTATCCCGATCTTCTTTCATGCAAACTAGACGAACCATCACCACCGCCATTATAATGAATGCAAATGCCAGACCAAGTGAACCTGCTATAATGACCAGGATCATCTTCCTGGGCTTGGGTGGCACAAAAGATGAATACGAGTTTTCCATTAGCTGCATAATCTCAAGGCCATTCAAAAAAGCAGTTTCACTTGTACCATTTATATGAGGACCGACTGTTATGTCGATATTTCCAGTTTTGCCAGAAGCAACAACAAAATCAGCATAAAATGGAGCTGTCAGCTGATTAACTACCTCATTTGGACTGATCCACTTACAAATTTTTTCATTGATACAGAGATTGAGCCCAGGATAACTAAGAGAGGGACTAATGAAATCACAGAAATGTGCCCGAACAAAGTACCTGGCATTCTCACCAACTTTAAAACGCCAAGTAATATTTGAAAAATTTGGATTCAACTCTTTGGCAGTCCCATAGACATCCTCTGGGGCGATATACTTAGTTGAACCATTAGCTCCACGTTCAAATTTTAGTTGGTCATAGCTGATTCGTTTGTTTTCAGCAGAGCCTGGAAGGAGCAAAAACTGGTCGTCTGCTATCCAATGCCTCATAAGTGTATCAGTCTTTTCTGTGACGTTGGGACCTCCAACATTGATCCTATAAATTTTCTGCAAGAGTTTAGAAAGCAAACCGCTGTAATTGCCTTTAATCCCTGAGGAATTGATGCGTACGGCATTATCAGGGATGAAGCCAGTGGGTGCAAGAAAGACTTCAATGGCGTTTACAAAAGCCAAACATGATATTCCCGAAGGTACGAAGTAGATCACAAACTCACCAGCTCCAATTCTAAGCAAGAATTCCTTAACTACTGGTGGTTCATTACTATTTTTCATCTTAAACTTTGACAGCAGTAAGAACCATGGAGCTGAGGCATCAGCATCAGCAGACTCAGCTTTAGCAGTGACGTTAAACACAGCATCCGCCAAGATGACAGATGATGATGAAAAAGCAAAGAAATGAAGTCGTACCAGGTACGTGCCGCTTCGGCTTATTCTAAGCTTATAAGGCCAAGGGTGTCTGAATATTCTTGCTGTTTGATATAACAAATGTGTATAAGCTGAAGATTTAGTGTCTCGGACAGGTTTGCTTCCTTTGCATGAGAAGGGACCCAAATTTCGGTCTCGGGTGAAGTTCCTGATTCCAAAGGGCACTCTGGACTTTGATCCACAGTTAATGAAGTATTCATATGGAAGGGTGTAGGTATCATCAACAGCAGCAGGCTCAGCTGGTGAGAGAAGAAAGAGTGAACCAAACAAGAGTAGTGGAAGAACAAAGAACATAACCATTAAAGAGTTGAGCATTTTTCAGAAGAGATGTGGGCTGTTGAAGCTTTCACAGTGAAGGAAGTGTATAAAGGAATGCTGGTTGGACGAATTAAAGTGATAAACGTGCATTGCCACCGTTTAGAAAAGAGATTTCTAGTTGACGTTGAATTGCTTTTTGTTagagagaaattattttaatgccCTGGAAAAGCTTGGAATCAAGGATAAGATCGGTTTGGCCCCAAAACCTTTCATTTCTCAACTTTATTCCCTGATGCAATAGACCCCATTAGTATTTGTAGTTTAATCCCTGATATTTTAGTTGGTTTGAAAATTAGGGATTAGCAAAAACCAGTTTCCTAGAAATTGCTTGCCTtcacattcaaaaacatcacttGAATATCACCCACTAGAGTTGATAATTTTGGACAGAATTGCACTGCACAAACACAACATGAAAATAAGGCAGAGCGCGAAAAATTGAGCGTTTCTTAtcacaaccctttttcatagcgGAAGTATTTACCGGTTCCTCAGGGAAA
This is a stretch of genomic DNA from Gossypium arboreum isolate Shixiya-1 chromosome 11, ASM2569848v2, whole genome shotgun sequence. It encodes these proteins:
- the LOC108477898 gene encoding probable receptor-like protein kinase At5g24010; translated protein: MLNSLMVMFFVLPLLLFGSLFLLSPAEPAAVDDTYTLPYEYFINCGSKSRVPFGIRNFTRDRNLGPFSCKGSKPVRDTKSSAYTHLLYQTARIFRHPWPYKLRISRSGTYLVRLHFFAFSSSSVILADAVFNVTAKAESADADASAPWFLLLSKFKMKNSNEPPVVKEFLLRIGAGEFVIYFVPSGISCLAFVNAIEVFLAPTGFIPDNAVRINSSGIKGNYSGLLSKLLQKIYRINVGGPNVTEKTDTLMRHWIADDQFLLLPGSAENKRISYDQLKFERGANGSTKYIAPEDVYGTAKELNPNFSNITWRFKVGENARYFVRAHFCDFISPSLSYPGLNLCINEKICKWISPNEVVNQLTAPFYADFVVASGKTGNIDITVGPHINGTSETAFLNGLEIMQLMENSYSSFVPPKPRKMILVIIAGSLGLAFAFIIMAVVMVRLVCMKEDRDTTPRLPSSLALLVYGSGNDMSTGRTAGLSLCLELRIPFAETQQATQDFDSKCFIGEGGFGKVYEGTLRGEKVAVKRKEPGHKQGLAEFHTEIMVLSQARHRNLVSLIGYCDEKSEMILVYEFMEKGNLKDNLYDKDGCSKQNGLSWEKRLEICIDSATALHHLHTGSAVKIIHRDVKSTNILLDENYTAKVSDFGISKSRSPDHALDNTGVKGSIGYIDPDYFMSLELTEKSDVYSFGVVLLEVLCARPAIINSPQKEEVNLADWGLHCVKKRQLEKIIDPFLVDKINSNSLRKFGEVVQKCLEAKGSERPTMSDVIWDLKYALTLHTGITKEEPDETTTNASLQFGLPVLLHLPTTSFPGEENEQSIVANSGSETSASEVFSQEKFAGAK
- the LOC108479412 gene encoding uncharacterized protein LOC108479412 gives rise to the protein MSLLSRLRCITVDVTGTLIAYKGELGDYYCMAAKSVGLPCPDYKRVHQGFKLAYTEMVNKYPCFGFAAKMPNIVWWKTCVRDSFVRAGYEYDEETFEKIFRRIYASFGSSAPYTVFPDSQPFLRWAREKGIKVGIISNAEYRYQDVILPALGLNQGTEWDFGVFSGLEGVEKPDPRIYEIALQRAGNIAPEETLHIGDSMRKDYVPARSVGMNALLLDRFRTPDAEEWRKSGAIVLPDLVAVQELLCSEKSASAC